In Zingiber officinale cultivar Zhangliang chromosome 8B, Zo_v1.1, whole genome shotgun sequence, a single genomic region encodes these proteins:
- the LOC122016992 gene encoding F-box/kelch-repeat protein At1g15670-like: MSAMVENELIPGLPEEVARECLIRLPIEALRAAQDVCRHWRRVVASPPFHRLRRAAGLARPVIVFVQSDPASTPASKHSFPSPLFYRLVVFEPATDAWTSPPMIPGRPHGLPLFCQLAAVGRELVVIGGWDPRTWAATDEVHVYGLVSGVWRRGARMPGPRRSFFACAAAEAEGRWLVFVAGGHDESKNALRSALVYDVAADAWTQLPDMARPRDECKGFFSGGAFRVLGGYPTEAQGQFSQTVEAFDVAAWRWAAEGDSALEEAANPRTRTCVVSEKGKIYMCREGREVEMMEEGGRSGWGRVAELPREIRAALHMVAWERGLMVLGSGARGGAQMAYVLESGCEDEEGTRTWHEVAVPREYSGHVQALCSFEV; encoded by the coding sequence aTGTCTGCCATGGTCGAGAACGAGCTCATACCGGGGCTCCCGGAGGAGGTCGCCCGCGAATGCCTCATCCGCCTTCCGATCGAGGCCCTCCGCGCCGCACAGGACGTCTGCAGGCACTGGAGGCGCGTCGTCGCGTCCCCGCCCTTTCACCGCCTCCGCAGGGCCGCTGGACTCGCCCGACCTGTCATCGTCTTCGTTCAGTCCGACCCCGCCTCCACCCCCGCCAGCAAGCACTCCTTTCCTTCCCCTCTTTTTTACCGTCTGGTCGTGTTCGAGCCGGCCACCGACGCCTGGACTTCGCCCCCGATGATCCCCGGCCGTCCCCACGGCCTCCCGCTCTTCTGCCAGCTGGCCGCCGTCGGGCGGGAGCTGGTGGTGATTGGCGGGTGGGACCCCCGCACCTGGGCTGCTACCGACGAGGTCCACGTCTACGGCTTGGTGTCCGGCGTCTGGCGCCGCGGGGCGCGGATGCCTGGCCCGCGGCGGTCCTTCTTCGCCTGCGCCGCCGCCGAGGCGGAGGGGCGGTGGTTAGTGTTCGTGGCCGGCGGGCACGACGAGAGCAAGAACGCGCTGCGGTCCGCGCTGGTCTACGACGTGGCGGCGGACGCGTGGACGCAGCTGCCGGACATGGCGCGGCCGCGCGACGAGTGCAAGGGATTCTTCTCTGGCGGTGCGTTCCGCGTCCTCGGGGGTTACCCGACTGAGGCGCAAGGTCAGTTCTCGCAGACCGTCGAGGCGTTCGATGTGGCCGCCTGGCGGTGGGCGGCAGAAGGGGACTCGGCGCTGGAGGAGGCGGCCAACCCGCGGACGCGGACATGTGTGGTGTCCGAGAAAGGGAAAATTTACATGTGCCGGGAAGGAAGGGAAGTGGAGATGATGGAGGAAGGCGGCAGATCGGGGTGGGGGAGGGTGGCGGAGCTGCCGCGGGAAATTAGGGCAGCTCTGCACATGGTGGCGTGGGAAAGGGGGCTGATGGTGCTGGGTTCAGGGGCCCGCGGCGGGGCCCAGATGGCGTACGTTCTTGAATCGGGCTGTGAGGATGAGGAGGGGACCAGGACATGGCACGAGGTGGCGGTGCCGAGGGAGTACTCGGGCCATGTCCAAGCTCTGTGCAGCTTCGAAGTCTAG